The following coding sequences are from one Buchnera aphidicola (Melaphis rhois) window:
- a CDS encoding Fe-Mn family superoxide dismutase — MQYTLPSLPYSYDSLEPYLDERTMYIHHTKHHQSYINNTNSILYNTNWLNYPIESIISQLSVINVSNKISLQNNAGGHANHSLFWTTLKLGTILNGKLKIAIEENFGSFKNFKVEFEKIAINHFGSGWIWLIKKNGKLFISSTVNQNNPLMGEVISGTSGFPIFGLDIWEHAYYLKYQNNRIDYINAFWTVINWDEANRRFSLKSV; from the coding sequence ATGCAGTATACTCTACCATCACTTCCTTATTCTTATGATAGTTTAGAACCATATTTAGATGAAAGAACGATGTATATTCATCATACTAAACATCATCAGTCGTATATTAATAATACAAATAGCATATTATACAATACTAATTGGTTAAATTATCCTATTGAAAGTATAATTTCTCAATTAAGCGTTATAAATGTTAGTAATAAAATATCATTACAAAATAATGCTGGGGGACATGCAAATCATAGTTTATTTTGGACTACTTTAAAGTTAGGTACAATTTTAAATGGAAAGTTAAAAATTGCTATTGAAGAAAACTTTGGTTCTTTTAAAAATTTTAAAGTAGAGTTTGAAAAAATAGCTATAAATCACTTTGGTTCTGGTTGGATTTGGTTAATTAAAAAAAATGGAAAATTATTTATTTCATCTACTGTCAATCAGAATAACCCTTTAATGGGAGAGGTTATATCTGGTACATCTGGTTTTCCTATATTTGGTTTAGATATTTGGGAGCATGCTTATTATTTAAAATACCAAAACAATCGCATAGATTATATTAATGCTTTTTGGACTGTCATTAATTGGGATGAAGCAAATAGACGATTTAGTTTAAAATCAGTTTAA
- the thrB gene encoding homoserine kinase — translation MIKIYSPASIGNVGVGFDVLGAAIAPIDGSFLGDTVTILPSKKFNLINKGTFSNQLPIDVNNNIVWKCWDYFCSFLKKNLPITIILEKNMPIGSGLGSSACSVVASIIAMNMYFNNPIQKTELLLLMGKLEGKISGSIHYDNVAPCFLGGLQLIINNNGIICQRLPIFKNWLWTIAWPGIKVKTADARTALPLQYSKDICIEHSRYLAGFIHSLYTKQPELASKLMNDVIAEPYRIKLLPNFLKTRQEIQKIGAIGCGISGSGPTIFSISDNLQTAKNIKKWLKKNYLKTHQGFVHICKIDTIGTRKIG, via the coding sequence ATGATAAAAATTTATTCTCCTGCGTCAATTGGGAATGTAGGAGTAGGATTCGACGTGTTAGGCGCAGCAATTGCACCAATAGACGGATCATTCTTAGGAGATACTGTTACAATTCTTCCTTCTAAAAAATTTAATTTAATAAATAAAGGAACATTTTCGAATCAACTACCAATAGACGTGAATAATAATATAGTTTGGAAATGTTGGGATTACTTTTGCTCTTTTTTAAAAAAAAATCTTCCAATAACAATTATTCTAGAAAAAAATATGCCAATTGGATCTGGATTAGGATCCAGCGCTTGCTCAGTTGTTGCTTCTATTATTGCTATGAATATGTATTTTAATAATCCAATTCAAAAAACTGAATTATTACTTCTTATGGGAAAGTTAGAAGGGAAAATTTCAGGAAGTATACATTATGATAATGTTGCACCATGTTTCTTAGGAGGGCTTCAACTAATAATTAACAATAATGGTATAATATGTCAAAGATTGCCTATATTTAAAAATTGGTTATGGACTATTGCTTGGCCTGGGATAAAAGTTAAAACAGCTGATGCTAGAACAGCATTACCATTACAGTATAGCAAAGATATTTGTATTGAACACAGTCGTTACTTAGCTGGATTTATCCATTCTTTATATACTAAGCAACCTGAGTTAGCTTCAAAACTTATGAACGATGTTATTGCTGAACCATATCGAATTAAGTTATTACCTAATTTTTTAAAAACGAGACAAGAAATACAAAAAATAGGAGCAATAGGATGCGGAATATCAGGATCTGGACCAACTATTTTTTCTATTTCTGATAATCTACAAACTGCAAAAAATATCAAAAAATGGTTAAAAAAAAATTATCTTAAAACACATCAAGGATTCGTTCATATTTGTAAAATAGATACTATAGGAACTCGAAAAATAGGATAA
- the rnt gene encoding ribonuclease T, with protein sequence MYKIKEHYFLSKRFRTLYPVVIDIETSGFDSTIHALLEIAVITLKMNSLGLLEQETTLHCHIKPFTGSIIDPNAIAFNGIDPFNPLRGAISECEALHSIFQLINAGIQKQKCSKSIIVAHNAIFDFNFLMAAITRNKIKNNPFHPFTIFDTATLSGLAVGQTVLARACKTIGLKFDNNQAHSALYDTKKTANLFCEIVNRWKKLGGWPPTQ encoded by the coding sequence ATGTACAAAATAAAAGAACATTATTTCTTAAGTAAACGATTTCGAACTCTTTATCCAGTAGTTATCGATATTGAAACTTCTGGATTTGATTCAACAATACACGCATTATTAGAAATTGCTGTTATTACATTAAAAATGAACTCACTAGGACTATTAGAACAAGAAACCACTTTACACTGTCATATAAAACCTTTTACAGGATCAATTATCGATCCCAATGCTATTGCATTCAACGGAATTGATCCTTTTAATCCACTTCGTGGTGCAATTAGCGAATGCGAAGCATTACACTCTATATTTCAACTAATTAATGCAGGAATTCAAAAACAAAAATGTAGTAAAAGCATTATTGTAGCTCATAATGCAATATTTGATTTTAATTTTCTTATGGCAGCTATTACAAGAAATAAAATAAAAAACAACCCATTTCATCCATTTACTATATTCGATACGGCTACATTAAGCGGACTAGCTGTAGGACAAACTGTTCTAGCAAGAGCATGTAAAACAATCGGATTAAAATTTGATAATAATCAAGCACATTCAGCTTTATATGATACAAAAAAAACAGCTAATCTATTTTGCGAAATAGTTAACCGATGGAAAAAATTGGGTGGATGGCCACCCACCCAATAA
- the ychF gene encoding redox-regulated ATPase YchF, with protein MGFKCGLVGLPNVGKSTIFNQLTNLKIPADNFPFCTIKPNVGIMLVSDDRLNTLYNIVSSSKIIPAYVELVDIAGLVKGAYKGEGLGNRFLDHIRQTDLIIHIVRGFKNDNVTHIYGQIDPVNDIEIINLELMLSDLEICTNRMYRLKKNYILKRSIIDREIEILDRCLACLKENRLLKLLNLTSEEINIIDYLKFITLKPMIYVVNASRNFKDNVCIKGINDISKNEDSIVLVVYMDIRNDNFISNNKKNNNFKTLELNSDESGLSAITYHGYKLLKLKTFFTVGKKEIHAWTTTNNIKICQSVKCIHTDLSKGFIRAQVISYFDFVKYGGEKNSKKFGKVRIEGKNYHINDGDIINVLYKI; from the coding sequence ATGGGTTTTAAGTGTGGTTTAGTAGGATTACCTAATGTAGGAAAATCAACTATATTTAATCAGTTAACAAATTTAAAAATACCAGCAGATAATTTTCCATTTTGTACTATTAAACCAAACGTTGGAATAATGTTAGTATCTGATGATCGTTTAAACACACTCTATAATATAGTTAGTTCTAGCAAAATTATTCCTGCATATGTAGAATTAGTAGATATAGCCGGTTTAGTTAAAGGCGCGTATAAAGGAGAGGGATTAGGAAATAGGTTTTTAGATCATATAAGGCAAACAGATTTAATCATTCATATAGTGCGTGGTTTTAAAAATGATAACGTTACCCATATATATGGTCAAATAGATCCCGTTAATGATATTGAAATAATTAATCTAGAGTTAATGCTATCTGATCTTGAAATTTGTACAAATAGAATGTATAGACTTAAAAAAAATTATATATTAAAAAGAAGCATAATAGATCGGGAAATTGAAATCCTTGATCGTTGTTTAGCTTGTTTAAAAGAAAATAGATTGTTGAAATTATTAAATTTGACTTCAGAAGAAATTAACATAATTGACTATTTAAAGTTTATTACATTAAAACCAATGATTTATGTTGTCAATGCTAGTCGAAATTTTAAAGATAATGTTTGTATTAAAGGTATTAATGACATTTCAAAAAATGAAGATTCCATTGTATTAGTAGTTTATATGGATATAAGAAATGATAATTTCATATCAAACAATAAAAAAAATAATAATTTTAAAACATTAGAGTTGAATTCAGATGAATCAGGTTTGAGTGCTATTACCTATCACGGATATAAGTTATTGAAATTAAAAACATTTTTTACTGTTGGAAAAAAAGAAATACATGCATGGACAACAACGAATAATATTAAAATTTGTCAATCAGTGAAATGTATTCATACAGATTTAAGTAAAGGTTTTATTCGAGCTCAAGTGATTTCATATTTCGATTTTGTGAAGTATGGTGGAGAAAAAAATTCTAAAAAATTTGGAAAAGTGAGAATAGAAGGGAAGAATTATCACATTAATGATGGAGATATTATTAATGTTTTATATAAGATATAA
- the thrC gene encoding threonine synthase, protein MKLYNLKNIQEEVNFSTAVKLGLGKNQGLFFPKKLPVISQDKLIKLLNMDFLTRSSEILSIIIGNEICNFELKKLIKKAFSCTTPIIVPISENIACLELFHGPTLAFKDFGARFMAQVISFLNHKKNEIITILTATSGDTGAAVAHAFYKMKNVRVIILYPKGKISELQEKLFCTLGENIITISVNGSFDECQDLVKQAFQDHELKTLIGLNSANSINISRLLAQICYYFEAFSLISTEQQKKKLVISIPCGNFGNITAGLLAKSLGLPIQSFIAATNSNDTIPRFLNTGQWSPNKTISTISNAMDISQPNNWPRIEELYKRKSWDLKKLRFGSVSDKLTQKSLKDLKKLGYISEPHAAVAYNVLKSKIKNDEFGLFLGTAHPAKFKHTVEAILNITLSLPNELASHIALPLLSHNIYPNFTILKKFLLQQ, encoded by the coding sequence ATGAAACTATATAACCTTAAAAATATACAAGAAGAAGTTAACTTTTCAACAGCAGTAAAACTAGGACTTGGAAAAAATCAAGGATTGTTTTTTCCAAAAAAACTTCCAGTTATTTCACAAGACAAACTGATAAAATTATTGAATATGGATTTTTTAACAAGAAGTAGTGAAATACTATCTATTATTATAGGAAACGAAATTTGTAATTTTGAATTAAAAAAACTAATTAAAAAAGCATTTTCTTGTACAACTCCAATAATTGTTCCTATTTCAGAAAATATAGCTTGTCTTGAACTTTTTCATGGACCTACACTAGCTTTTAAAGACTTCGGAGCTAGATTTATGGCTCAAGTAATTTCTTTTCTTAACCATAAAAAAAATGAAATTATAACCATATTAACTGCTACATCTGGAGATACAGGAGCTGCAGTCGCTCATGCATTCTATAAAATGAAAAATGTTAGAGTAATTATTCTCTATCCTAAAGGTAAAATAAGCGAATTACAAGAAAAACTATTTTGTACATTAGGAGAAAATATAATCACTATTTCAGTTAATGGAAGTTTTGATGAATGTCAAGACTTAGTTAAACAAGCTTTTCAAGACCATGAACTAAAAACATTAATAGGTCTTAATTCTGCTAACTCTATTAACATTAGTAGGTTATTAGCACAAATATGCTATTACTTTGAAGCATTTTCATTGATTTCGACTGAACAACAAAAAAAAAAGTTAGTAATATCTATTCCTTGTGGAAACTTTGGTAATATTACTGCAGGACTATTAGCAAAATCATTAGGATTACCTATACAATCGTTTATAGCCGCTACTAATTCTAATGATACTATTCCAAGATTCCTTAATACAGGACAATGGTCTCCTAATAAAACTATATCAACTATTTCTAATGCTATGGATATTAGTCAACCTAATAATTGGCCAAGAATAGAAGAACTATATAAAAGAAAGTCATGGGATTTGAAGAAATTAAGATTCGGTAGTGTATCTGATAAATTAACACAAAAAAGTCTAAAAGATCTCAAAAAACTAGGTTACATATCAGAACCACATGCAGCAGTAGCATATAATGTATTAAAAAGTAAAATTAAGAATGATGAATTTGGCTTATTTTTAGGTACCGCACACCCAGCAAAATTTAAACATACTGTAGAAGCAATTTTAAATATAACTTTATCTTTACCAAATGAGTTAGCTAGCCATATTGCTCTACCACTATTATCGCACAATATTTATCCTAACTTTACTATATTAAAAAAATTCTTACTGCAACAATAA
- the grxD gene encoding Grx4 family monothiol glutaredoxin, which produces MSTVTRIRDQIKNNPIIIYMKGSPDSPNCGFSAKAVQALSSCGIRFAFVNVLEHPDIRSELPKYANWPTFPQLWISGNLIGGCNIILELFESGELELLLKKAINNVNRSE; this is translated from the coding sequence ATGAGTACTGTAACAAGAATTCGAGACCAAATTAAAAATAATCCTATCATAATTTATATGAAGGGATCTCCTGATTCTCCTAATTGCGGTTTCTCTGCTAAAGCTGTTCAAGCTTTATCTTCATGTGGAATAAGATTTGCATTTGTTAATGTTCTTGAACATCCGGATATTCGAAGTGAATTGCCGAAATATGCTAATTGGCCAACTTTTCCGCAATTGTGGATTAGTGGAAATCTTATAGGAGGTTGCAATATTATTTTAGAATTATTTGAAAGTGGAGAACTTGAACTTTTGCTTAAAAAAGCTATTAATAATGTCAATAGATCTGAGTAA
- the gyrA gene encoding DNA topoisomerase (ATP-hydrolyzing) subunit A — protein sequence MKKIANEIIEINIEDELKNSYLDYAMSVIIGRALPDVRDGLKPVHRRILFAMKNLNNDWNKLYKKSARIVGDVIGKYHPHGDTAVYDAIVRMAQSFSLRYTLIDGQGNFGSIDGDSAAAMRYTEIRMSKIAYEFLNDLDKDTVQFYLNYDETEKIPEILPTKIPNLLVNGSSGIAVGMATNIPPHNINEVINGCLAFIDDNKITLKKLMEYIPGPDFPTAGIINGCTGIAEAYQTGRGKIHIRAKSKTEIHKKTKKESIIIFELPYQVNKSRVIEKIAELVKDKKIEGIVGLRDESDKEGMRIVIEIKKEAKSEIILNQLYTLTQLQISFGINMVALTNGQPKIMSLKDILREFISHRRTIITRRSLFELKKIQKKIHIIEGLIISLENIDMIISLIKNSKSLLEAKELLLSKNWYSSNSKHMNILNNHILTSHVIRPKLNKNNTFFLTQEQVNAILELRLHKLTHLESSRLVQEHKKLIESSTTLDNILKDTDKLIHVMKEELTKIKHSFGDKRRTLITKTYEDINLSDMINKEDVVVTLSHSGYVKYQPLSTYEAQKRGGKGKSAAKTKEEDFIESLLVANTHDTILCFSSRGIIYWMKVYQLPESSRNARGRPIVNLLPLSTKERITAILPISEYKDSINIFMATAQGMVKKTNLCEFKKPRVSGKIAIKLKNDDELIGVSLTNGEDKIMLFTAIGKAVHFSEKLVRTMGRNASGVKGIAIKKQDKVVSLVVPRGTGNILIVTERGYGKRTEIHEFPIKSRATRGTIAIKITKKNGIMIGSMQVMEQDQIMIITNAGTLVRTRISEIGILGRNTQGVILIRTSEKEKVVAVQKANKSFL from the coding sequence ATGAAAAAAATTGCAAACGAAATAATAGAAATTAACATCGAAGATGAGCTTAAAAATTCTTATTTAGACTATGCTATGTCAGTGATAATAGGACGTGCATTACCAGATGTTCGAGATGGATTAAAACCAGTTCATAGAAGAATATTATTTGCCATGAAAAATTTAAATAACGATTGGAATAAACTGTACAAAAAATCAGCTAGAATTGTCGGTGATGTTATCGGAAAATATCACCCTCATGGCGATACAGCTGTATACGATGCTATAGTAAGAATGGCCCAATCATTTTCATTACGATATACACTAATCGATGGACAAGGAAATTTTGGATCAATAGATGGAGATTCTGCTGCAGCTATGAGATATACTGAAATTAGAATGTCTAAAATAGCATATGAATTTTTAAATGATTTAGATAAAGACACAGTACAATTCTATCTTAATTACGATGAAACAGAAAAAATTCCAGAAATATTACCTACAAAAATACCTAATTTACTAGTAAATGGCTCATCTGGCATTGCAGTAGGAATGGCTACTAACATTCCTCCTCATAATATAAACGAAGTAATCAATGGATGTTTAGCATTTATAGACGACAATAAAATCACACTAAAAAAACTTATGGAATATATTCCAGGTCCTGATTTTCCAACTGCTGGAATTATTAATGGATGTACAGGAATTGCAGAAGCATATCAAACAGGAAGAGGAAAAATTCATATTCGAGCCAAAAGTAAAACAGAAATTCACAAAAAAACAAAAAAAGAATCTATAATTATCTTTGAATTACCTTATCAAGTTAACAAGTCACGCGTTATTGAAAAAATTGCTGAACTAGTCAAAGATAAGAAAATAGAAGGTATTGTCGGATTACGCGATGAATCAGATAAAGAAGGCATGAGAATAGTTATAGAAATAAAAAAAGAAGCAAAATCAGAGATTATTCTTAATCAATTATATACTTTAACTCAATTACAAATTTCTTTTGGCATTAACATGGTTGCATTAACTAATGGGCAACCAAAAATAATGTCGTTAAAAGATATATTACGCGAATTTATATCACATCGTCGAACAATAATTACAAGACGTAGTCTATTTGAATTAAAAAAAATTCAAAAAAAAATTCACATAATTGAAGGACTAATCATTTCTTTAGAAAACATTGATATGATCATATCATTAATTAAGAATTCAAAATCATTGTTAGAAGCCAAAGAACTATTGTTATCTAAAAACTGGTATTCAAGTAATTCCAAACATATGAACATATTAAATAATCATATCCTAACATCTCACGTCATAAGACCTAAATTAAATAAAAACAATACATTTTTTTTAACTCAAGAACAAGTAAACGCAATTTTAGAACTACGTCTTCATAAACTAACACATTTAGAATCTTCAAGACTCGTCCAAGAACATAAAAAACTTATAGAATCTTCTACAACACTAGATAACATATTAAAAGATACCGATAAATTAATTCATGTTATGAAAGAAGAACTAACTAAAATTAAACATAGCTTTGGAGATAAAAGACGCACACTAATTACTAAAACTTATGAAGACATTAATCTCTCTGACATGATAAACAAAGAAGACGTAGTAGTTACTTTATCCCATTCAGGATACGTAAAATATCAACCGTTATCTACTTATGAAGCACAGAAAAGAGGAGGAAAAGGAAAATCAGCGGCAAAAACAAAAGAAGAAGATTTTATAGAAAGTTTATTAGTTGCAAATACACACGATACAATTCTTTGTTTTTCTAGCCGTGGAATAATATATTGGATGAAAGTTTATCAATTACCAGAATCTAGTAGAAATGCACGTGGACGCCCAATAGTTAATCTTTTACCTTTAAGTACAAAGGAACGAATAACAGCAATATTACCTATTTCAGAATATAAAGATAGTATAAATATTTTTATGGCTACTGCTCAGGGAATGGTTAAAAAAACTAATTTATGCGAGTTTAAAAAACCCAGAGTTTCAGGGAAAATTGCTATTAAGTTAAAAAACGATGATGAATTAATCGGTGTGTCACTTACCAATGGAGAAGATAAAATAATGTTATTCACTGCAATAGGAAAAGCTGTCCACTTTTCTGAAAAACTAGTCAGAACAATGGGAAGAAATGCTTCTGGAGTAAAAGGTATTGCAATAAAAAAACAAGATAAAGTCGTTTCCTTAGTAGTACCCCGAGGTACTGGAAATATATTGATTGTAACTGAACGTGGATACGGGAAAAGAACAGAAATTCATGAATTTCCAATAAAGTCTAGAGCTACCCGAGGAACAA
- a CDS encoding peroxiredoxin C, translating to MLITYPAPDFTAPAILHDNDIMENFNFKNHIHGKTAVLFFWPMDFTFVCPSEIIAFNSSLSEFKKRNTEIIGVSIDSIYVHNAWRQTNPNQGGIGPIKYIIVSDVKREIQKSYQVEHPTLGIALRASFLIDKHGIIRHQIINDLPFGRNISDIIRMIDALHFYEKYGEVCPANWEVGKKGMKATPNGVKQYLKSLYDV from the coding sequence ATGTTAATAACTTATCCAGCACCTGATTTTACTGCACCAGCTATATTACATGATAATGATATCATGGAAAATTTTAATTTTAAAAATCATATTCACGGGAAAACAGCTGTATTATTTTTCTGGCCTATGGATTTTACGTTTGTTTGTCCTTCAGAAATTATAGCATTTAATTCATCTTTGTCAGAATTTAAAAAAAGAAATACGGAAATAATAGGAGTATCTATCGATTCAATATATGTACATAACGCATGGCGCCAAACTAATCCTAACCAAGGAGGTATTGGACCAATCAAATATATAATTGTTTCTGATGTAAAAAGAGAAATACAAAAATCATATCAAGTTGAACATCCAACATTAGGTATTGCACTAAGAGCATCTTTCTTAATCGATAAACATGGAATAATTCGACATCAAATTATTAATGATTTACCTTTCGGTAGAAACATTTCCGACATCATTAGGATGATAGATGCGCTTCATTTTTACGAAAAATACGGAGAAGTATGTCCAGCTAACTGGGAAGTAGGAAAGAAAGGAATGAAAGCAACTCCGAATGGAGTAAAACAATATTTAAAAAGTTTATATGATGTTTAA
- a CDS encoding DUF2076 domain-containing protein has protein sequence MNSDEKQLIENLFSRLYKTEIKSSNRDDIAEKLIKDLLEKYPNSPYYMAQTILIQETAIKKLNEKISVLNNNLEKNKQDDKSASGGGFLSNLFGTKKHQVASKEHMYSNENKPNNTVRDSNFGSFPSQTRSNTIPQSGTINNTSGFLSGALQTAAGVAGGVVMANMLMNLFQNKKPEEDVIDAVHDVDASHIEPNIIDSDPIHNQYVSEDTTYFDNNVENFHQTDYNEICDNDDCNTFEDDNFI, from the coding sequence ATGAATAGTGATGAAAAACAATTAATAGAGAATTTATTTTCTAGATTATATAAAACTGAAATAAAATCTTCTAACCGAGATGATATAGCTGAAAAATTAATAAAGGATTTATTAGAAAAATATCCTAATTCGCCGTATTATATGGCTCAAACTATTTTAATTCAAGAAACAGCAATAAAAAAGTTGAATGAAAAAATTTCTGTATTAAATAATAATCTTGAAAAGAATAAGCAAGACGATAAGAGTGCATCAGGTGGTGGTTTTTTATCTAACTTATTTGGCACAAAAAAACATCAAGTTGCTTCGAAAGAACATATGTATAGTAATGAAAATAAACCAAATAACACAGTACGAGATTCTAATTTTGGTTCTTTTCCTTCACAAACTCGTTCTAATACTATACCTCAATCAGGAACTATTAATAATACGAGTGGATTTCTTAGTGGAGCACTTCAAACAGCTGCAGGAGTTGCTGGTGGTGTAGTTATGGCAAATATGTTAATGAATCTTTTTCAAAATAAAAAACCTGAAGAGGACGTGATAGATGCAGTTCATGATGTTGATGCTTCTCATATAGAACCTAATATTATAGATAGTGATCCTATACATAATCAATATGTTAGTGAAGATACAACATATTTTGATAACAATGTTGAAAATTTTCATCAAACTGATTATAACGAAATTTGTGATAATGATGATTGTAATACTTTTGAAGATGATAATTTTATTTAG
- the grpE gene encoding nucleotide exchange factor GrpE, with protein MSNNNIKLDTTNDNENVTIQKNQTKNIPNQRDSFNNINQLNEKILNIKKNIVDIKLREQAEIENIKKRTDKKIKEIEKTQLQYFCTKLIPILDDLNNIKNIAHTLNIEHNKIVKGISLTLKSLLNTIKQCNIIVENKINIKFNPLLHQTESNEQLNDTDSYYVSSIIKDGYICQDTIIRKATVNIKKETL; from the coding sequence ATGAGTAACAACAATATAAAACTAGATACTACAAATGATAACGAAAATGTTACAATTCAAAAAAACCAAACAAAAAACATTCCAAACCAACGTGATTCTTTTAATAACATCAACCAATTAAACGAAAAAATATTAAATATAAAAAAAAATATTGTTGATATAAAATTACGAGAACAAGCAGAAATAGAAAATATAAAAAAAAGAACTGATAAAAAAATAAAAGAAATAGAAAAAACACAACTACAATATTTTTGTACTAAATTAATTCCAATATTAGATGATTTAAACAACATAAAAAACATTGCACATACACTAAATATTGAACACAATAAAATAGTTAAGGGAATTTCATTAACTTTAAAATCATTATTAAATACAATCAAACAATGTAATATAATAGTAGAAAATAAAATAAATATAAAATTTAATCCATTGCTCCACCAAACTGAATCTAACGAACAATTAAATGATACTGATTCCTACTATGTCTCTTCAATAATTAAAGATGGTTATATATGCCAGGATACAATTATACGCAAAGCTACAGTAAACATAAAAAAAGAAACGCTATAA
- the pth gene encoding aminoacyl-tRNA hydrolase yields the protein MIVGLANPIVKYDKTRHNVGSWFIQNLANYHHKVLKENKKLLGYTASFIYSNSRVYLFIPNVFMNINGESILTISKFYNIKLNEMLIVHDELDLNPGLIRLKLGYGHNGHNGVRNIVNLLSKKKHFLRIQIGIGRPMKSKKIADFVLSSPLFNERKLIEESILNAVNITNFLVKDSNILIIKKILKCNRNY from the coding sequence TTGATAGTTGGACTAGCTAATCCGATTGTTAAGTATGATAAAACTAGGCACAATGTTGGTTCTTGGTTTATTCAAAATTTAGCTAATTATCATCATAAAGTTTTAAAGGAGAATAAAAAACTTTTAGGTTATACTGCATCTTTTATATACTCAAATTCTAGAGTTTACTTATTTATACCAAATGTTTTTATGAATATAAATGGCGAATCTATTTTAACTATATCTAAATTTTATAATATTAAGTTAAATGAAATGCTCATAGTTCATGACGAATTAGATCTAAATCCTGGATTAATACGACTTAAATTAGGATATGGACATAATGGTCATAATGGAGTTAGAAATATTGTTAACTTATTATCAAAAAAAAAACATTTTCTAAGAATTCAAATTGGTATCGGTCGTCCTATGAAATCTAAAAAAATAGCGGATTTCGTTTTATCTTCTCCTCTATTTAATGAGAGAAAATTGATTGAAGAATCCATATTAAATGCTGTTAATATAACTAATTTTTTGGTAAAGGATAGTAATATTCTAATAATAAAAAAAATATTAAAATGTAATAGAAATTATTAA